A window from Carbonactinospora thermoautotrophica encodes these proteins:
- the polX gene encoding DNA polymerase/3'-5' exonuclease PolX, whose protein sequence is MARPNEEVAALLQEYADLISITGGDAYKARAYEKAARAIGGYHEDVSTLDLKGLQRIPGVGKSIAEKVLEYFETGSVHAVEELRAKIPAGVRRLTEIPTLGPKRAMTLYEELGVASVEELVDAIHAGRLRGLKGFGEKTEENILRGVRLLRQAGERVPVNVAMELAEEIVAELSRVAGCRRCVYAGSLRRWRETIGDIDILAAAQQPGPLMDAFTSLPYVDYVVAHGDTKSSIRTTKGLQVDLRVVAPDAWGAALQYFTGSKQHNIRIREIAVHKKLKLSEYGLFDARSGERIVSESEEEVYERLGLPWIDPALREDRGEIEAALRGELPRLVTERDIRGDLHTHTDLTDGLCSLEEMVEAAARRGYAYYAITDHAPNLRMQRMSDEKMLAQRERVRELDGRYRGMRLLHGAELNIDPEGNVDWPDAFLAGFDLCVASVHSHFNLPREEMTRRLVRACENPYVNIIGHPTARLIGRRPGIDADFDEVFRACARTGTALEVNAFPDRLDLNDELILRAKRYGVKFAIDSDAHSTVHLGLLRYGVGTAQRGWLTPDDVINTWPLARLREFLRKGR, encoded by the coding sequence ATGGCCCGGCCGAACGAGGAGGTCGCGGCGCTCCTGCAGGAGTACGCGGACCTCATCTCGATCACCGGTGGCGACGCGTACAAGGCGCGCGCGTACGAGAAGGCCGCGCGGGCGATCGGCGGGTACCACGAGGACGTCTCCACGCTGGATCTCAAGGGGCTGCAACGGATCCCCGGCGTGGGGAAGTCGATCGCCGAGAAGGTGCTCGAGTACTTCGAGACCGGGAGCGTGCACGCGGTCGAGGAGCTGCGGGCGAAGATCCCGGCCGGGGTGCGGCGACTCACCGAGATCCCGACGCTGGGGCCCAAGCGGGCGATGACGCTGTACGAGGAGCTGGGCGTCGCCTCGGTCGAGGAGCTGGTCGACGCGATCCACGCGGGCAGGTTGCGCGGCCTGAAGGGGTTCGGGGAGAAGACCGAGGAGAACATCCTGCGCGGCGTCCGGCTCCTGCGGCAGGCGGGCGAGCGGGTGCCCGTGAACGTGGCGATGGAGCTGGCGGAGGAGATCGTCGCCGAGCTGTCGCGGGTCGCCGGGTGCCGGCGATGCGTCTACGCCGGCTCGCTGCGCCGGTGGCGGGAGACGATCGGGGACATCGACATCCTGGCCGCCGCGCAGCAGCCCGGGCCGCTCATGGACGCGTTCACCAGCCTGCCGTACGTGGACTACGTGGTCGCGCACGGCGACACCAAGAGCTCGATCCGTACGACCAAGGGGCTGCAGGTGGACCTGCGGGTGGTGGCGCCGGACGCGTGGGGCGCGGCGCTGCAGTACTTCACCGGGTCCAAGCAGCACAACATCCGCATCCGGGAGATCGCGGTCCACAAGAAGTTGAAGCTGTCCGAGTACGGGCTGTTCGACGCCCGGAGCGGGGAGCGGATCGTCTCGGAGTCGGAGGAGGAGGTGTACGAGCGGCTGGGCCTGCCGTGGATCGACCCGGCGCTGCGTGAGGACCGGGGCGAGATCGAGGCGGCGCTGCGGGGCGAGCTGCCCCGGCTGGTGACCGAGCGGGACATCCGCGGCGACCTGCACACGCACACCGACCTCACCGACGGGCTGTGCAGCCTGGAGGAGATGGTCGAGGCGGCGGCGCGGCGCGGGTACGCGTACTACGCGATCACCGACCACGCGCCGAACCTGCGCATGCAGCGGATGTCGGACGAGAAGATGCTCGCCCAGCGCGAGCGCGTCCGGGAGCTGGACGGCCGGTACCGGGGCATGCGTCTGCTGCACGGCGCCGAGCTGAACATCGACCCGGAGGGGAACGTGGACTGGCCGGACGCGTTCCTCGCGGGGTTCGACCTGTGCGTGGCGTCGGTGCACTCGCACTTCAACCTGCCCCGTGAGGAGATGACCCGCCGGCTGGTCCGGGCGTGCGAAAACCCGTACGTGAACATCATCGGCCACCCCACGGCCCGGCTGATCGGCCGGCGGCCGGGGATCGACGCCGACTTCGACGAGGTGTTCCGGGCGTGCGCGCGCACCGGCACGGCGCTGGAGGTCAACGCGTTCCCCGACCGGCTCGACCTCAACGACGAGCTGATCCTGCGCGCGAAGCGGTACGGGGTGAAGTTCGCGATCGACAGCGACGCGCACTCGACCGTGCACCTGGGGCTGCTGCGGTACGGGGTGGGCACCGCCCAGCGCGGCTGGCTCACGCCCGACGACGTGATCAATACCTGGCCGCTGGCGAGGCTGCGGGAGTTCCTGCGTAAGGGTCGCTAG
- a CDS encoding MarR family winged helix-turn-helix transcriptional regulator, with protein sequence MHSVEGVDGPANSASSSSASRTSAGTLPPDLAASTGFLLGKVGASVTRRLANALSLLGLRQKHFAVLALLEDSGSCAQQSVAARLNLDPSGLVSVIDDLRRRGAVERERDPEDRRRHTVRLTEVGRALLAECRELVASVDAEWLAPLSEEQRRQLHAILLRLAEADPVIPSPRIS encoded by the coding sequence GTGCACAGCGTTGAGGGTGTTGATGGTCCGGCCAACAGCGCTTCGTCCAGCAGCGCCTCCCGGACCTCGGCCGGGACCCTGCCCCCGGACCTCGCGGCCAGCACGGGGTTCCTGCTCGGCAAGGTCGGCGCGAGCGTCACGCGCCGGCTGGCGAACGCGCTGTCCCTCCTGGGACTGCGGCAGAAGCACTTCGCGGTCCTCGCGCTGCTGGAGGACAGCGGCTCCTGCGCGCAACAGAGCGTGGCGGCGCGGCTCAACCTGGATCCCAGCGGGTTGGTCAGCGTCATCGACGACCTGAGACGCCGGGGAGCGGTGGAGCGGGAGCGCGATCCGGAAGACCGCCGCCGGCACACCGTGCGCCTCACCGAGGTGGGCCGCGCCCTGCTCGCCGAGTGCCGCGAGCTGGTGGCGTCGGTGGATGCGGAATGGCTGGCGCCGCTGAGCGAGGAGCAGCGCCGGCAACTGCACGCGATCCTGCTGCGGCTGGCCGAGGCCGACCCGGTGATCCCCAGCCCGCGGATCTCCTGA
- a CDS encoding bifunctional DNA primase/polymerase, with the protein MIFRKLVGQSSLVESALFYARVRHWDVYPGTRRIRRGRTLACSCGHADCPTPGEHPDAQDWHRHASTHPQTIRWWWGLHPDASIIVPVGRTFDVIDIPATVGQAALGRIARLGLRVGPVLAAHDRYRFLVVPGARQDLPELLGWLDWPYTDLLDLRCYGEGDHMAVPALDTGPKAPLYWVIPPTPDNMVLPYARDIVPTITYSYLGVVRDQRSETRLDQGPAPLPVQRAGSRLEGDL; encoded by the coding sequence ATGATCTTCCGCAAACTGGTCGGCCAGTCGAGCCTGGTCGAGTCGGCGCTTTTCTACGCGCGGGTGCGGCACTGGGACGTATATCCGGGTACGCGCCGGATACGCCGCGGCAGGACGCTCGCCTGCTCGTGCGGCCACGCCGACTGCCCTACCCCCGGGGAACATCCCGACGCCCAGGACTGGCACCGCCACGCGAGCACACATCCGCAGACGATCCGCTGGTGGTGGGGATTACATCCGGACGCCTCGATCATCGTCCCGGTCGGTCGGACCTTCGACGTCATCGACATACCGGCCACCGTCGGGCAGGCGGCGCTGGGCCGGATCGCCCGGCTCGGGCTGCGCGTGGGACCCGTGCTCGCCGCGCACGACCGCTACCGTTTCCTCGTCGTGCCGGGTGCCCGCCAGGACCTGCCCGAGCTGCTCGGCTGGCTCGACTGGCCCTACACCGACCTGCTCGACCTACGCTGCTACGGCGAGGGCGACCACATGGCCGTGCCCGCGCTCGACACCGGCCCCAAGGCCCCGCTGTACTGGGTCATCCCTCCCACCCCGGACAACATGGTCCTGCCGTACGCCCGGGACATCGTGCCCACGATCACGTACTCCTACCTGGGCGTGGTGCGCGACCAGCGCTCCGAGACCCGGCTCGACCAGGGGCCCGCGCCGTTGCCCGTCCAGCGCGCCGGGAGCCGTCTGGAGGGGGACTTGTGA
- a CDS encoding WXG100 family type VII secretion target, giving the protein MGDGFRIDPGHVRGLAPRFGHASDDLDQARQELSSVLAGLGEAWGGDEVGQAFAAEYLPLADKVLRSLETLSRGMGGIEEALRAIAANVERTDHAASARFGGVRP; this is encoded by the coding sequence ATGGGGGATGGATTCCGTATCGATCCGGGGCATGTGCGGGGGCTCGCCCCGCGTTTCGGCCACGCGTCCGACGATCTCGACCAAGCCCGCCAGGAGCTGAGTTCCGTGCTCGCCGGGCTCGGCGAGGCCTGGGGCGGTGACGAGGTCGGCCAGGCGTTCGCCGCCGAGTACCTGCCGCTGGCCGACAAGGTGCTCCGGTCCCTGGAGACCCTGTCGCGCGGCATGGGCGGCATCGAGGAGGCGCTGCGCGCCATCGCCGCGAACGTCGAGCGCACCGACCACGCCGCCAGTGCGCGTTTCGGGGGTGTCCGGCCGTGA
- a CDS encoding YwqJ-related putative deaminase codes for MTIQPSRALTQLFGAGFPWPRADEEKLEELARYWRRAADRIEEAAEPAGRAARDITYHNEGAAIERFAEFYRRYENGANGHVYDVVEACRRLGDLLDRFADRVRETKRRINDKARETEHRLTVNRAVGAQGAVGVAADLLQDLTRDITEAVNDLTHQVREVVREVHTDAFAALDQVDESLIPQAVQTQSGGGTLVQWGLGAPPVDLHGNPVPGATSGPASQLLPVAGSDGLFYDPQTGQYWDAVTGKYLVQDRKTGQWLLTDGTPYPGEVPAVPPSAGPPVSTGGRPDDAPLNRDRLLETVQAGVTDTVGIGAGRSDGHHGGGGHLGGDSGRSSIIGALVTVPAQPAGGGGASGVSHISSELSGGVRPRGPDLGSGGWSGGSPDPVSGPVGDDLSGPAGTAPGSGASPGGAAPGGGPAPGGGGAVPGRPGDASGARPGGATPPGYGGVLPGLGAPGVGAGGGTGGAVPRLPAGAGIPPMVIDPQQPGRSGVIGGAPGQPPVAAPRPDLPPGGGRLPGEPPAGYVDAPHDHRDGPGTAPPVLVVPVHPVRSPGQRSGPGASPDDGPGTVAAAAEAVHGPAARPSQGPSGRGTLGYELPARPVVGDPAVALARACRDLAGGMVGVATPHGVTTRGRRRDLGPVAGALQLASGAIRTGASRKITSLDAPAPVHSLVREVLDRVARQAAEAGRAVELGHGYCAEVVLLSEQLRLLSRAWRDEGEPGEFREYATRALAGARIATRQVGDTPIHRHGQFRAPCPSCRPVLDAFGVTAVGATAGTVSEREPQLVGAARSGA; via the coding sequence GTGACCATCCAGCCGTCCCGGGCGTTGACGCAGCTGTTCGGCGCGGGCTTCCCCTGGCCGCGAGCGGACGAGGAGAAGCTCGAGGAGCTCGCCCGGTACTGGCGCCGCGCCGCCGACCGGATCGAGGAGGCGGCCGAGCCCGCGGGCCGGGCCGCGCGCGATATCACGTACCACAACGAGGGCGCGGCGATCGAACGGTTCGCCGAGTTCTACCGCCGCTACGAGAACGGCGCGAACGGCCACGTGTACGACGTGGTCGAGGCGTGCCGCCGACTCGGCGACCTGCTGGACCGGTTCGCCGACCGGGTCCGCGAGACCAAGCGGCGGATCAACGACAAGGCCCGTGAGACCGAGCACCGGCTGACCGTCAACCGCGCCGTCGGCGCTCAGGGAGCGGTCGGCGTGGCGGCTGACCTGCTCCAAGACCTGACGCGGGACATCACCGAAGCCGTCAACGACCTCACCCACCAGGTACGCGAGGTGGTCCGCGAGGTCCACACCGACGCCTTCGCCGCGCTCGACCAGGTCGACGAGAGCCTGATCCCGCAGGCGGTGCAGACCCAGTCCGGGGGTGGCACGCTCGTCCAGTGGGGCCTGGGCGCCCCGCCGGTCGACTTGCACGGCAACCCGGTGCCTGGCGCGACCAGCGGGCCGGCCAGCCAGCTGCTCCCGGTCGCGGGCAGCGACGGGCTGTTCTACGACCCGCAGACCGGCCAGTACTGGGACGCGGTGACCGGCAAGTACCTGGTCCAGGACCGCAAGACCGGTCAATGGCTGCTCACGGACGGCACCCCGTACCCGGGGGAGGTCCCGGCCGTTCCCCCGTCAGCGGGCCCGCCGGTGTCCACCGGCGGGCGGCCGGACGACGCGCCGCTGAACCGGGACCGGCTGCTGGAGACCGTCCAGGCCGGCGTGACCGACACCGTCGGCATCGGCGCGGGCCGCTCCGACGGGCACCACGGCGGCGGTGGCCACCTCGGCGGCGACTCCGGGCGCTCCAGCATCATCGGCGCCCTCGTCACCGTACCCGCCCAGCCGGCCGGCGGTGGCGGTGCCAGCGGCGTCAGCCACATCAGCAGTGAGCTGTCGGGCGGGGTCCGGCCTCGCGGGCCGGACCTGGGCTCCGGTGGCTGGAGCGGCGGTTCTCCCGACCCGGTTTCCGGGCCGGTCGGCGACGACCTGAGCGGCCCGGCCGGCACAGCCCCAGGCAGCGGCGCGTCCCCGGGCGGTGCAGCCCCGGGCGGCGGCCCCGCACCGGGAGGTGGAGGCGCCGTGCCCGGCCGGCCCGGCGACGCGTCCGGGGCGCGGCCCGGCGGCGCCACCCCGCCGGGGTACGGGGGCGTGCTGCCCGGCCTCGGCGCGCCCGGTGTCGGCGCGGGCGGCGGGACGGGCGGCGCGGTTCCCCGCCTGCCGGCCGGCGCGGGCATACCCCCTATGGTCATCGACCCGCAGCAGCCCGGGCGCTCCGGCGTCATCGGCGGCGCGCCCGGCCAGCCTCCGGTCGCGGCCCCGCGCCCGGACCTGCCGCCCGGCGGCGGCCGGCTGCCGGGCGAGCCGCCCGCCGGGTACGTGGACGCCCCGCACGACCACCGCGACGGCCCCGGCACGGCCCCGCCCGTGCTGGTCGTGCCCGTTCATCCGGTCCGGTCGCCCGGCCAGCGTTCCGGCCCCGGCGCGAGCCCGGACGACGGCCCGGGAACCGTCGCGGCGGCCGCCGAGGCGGTCCACGGGCCGGCCGCGCGCCCGTCGCAGGGACCCAGCGGCCGGGGCACCCTCGGGTACGAGCTCCCCGCCCGCCCGGTGGTCGGCGATCCGGCCGTCGCGCTCGCTCGCGCCTGCCGCGACCTCGCCGGCGGCATGGTCGGCGTCGCCACGCCGCACGGCGTGACCACCCGGGGGCGCCGGCGCGACCTGGGCCCGGTCGCGGGCGCGCTCCAGCTCGCCTCCGGCGCCATCCGCACCGGCGCCAGCCGCAAGATCACCAGCCTGGACGCGCCGGCCCCGGTCCACTCGCTCGTCCGGGAAGTGCTCGACCGGGTGGCGCGACAGGCCGCGGAGGCCGGGCGGGCCGTGGAGCTCGGCCACGGCTACTGCGCAGAGGTCGTGCTGCTGTCGGAGCAGCTACGGCTGCTGTCCCGCGCCTGGCGTGACGAGGGCGAGCCGGGCGAGTTCCGGGAGTACGCCACGCGCGCCCTCGCCGGCGCTCGGATCGCCACCCGGCAGGTGGGCGACACCCCCATCCACCGGCACGGGCAGTTCCGCGCGCCCTGCCCCTCCTGCCGGCCGGTGCTGGACGCCTTCGGCGTCACGGCGGTCGGCGCGACGGCCGGCACGGTATCGGAACGCGAGCCGCAGCTCGTCGGCGCGGCCAGGAGCGGCGCGTGA
- a CDS encoding SUKH-3 domain-containing protein, producing MIGEKPTAHERFPGDVAAVLTAAGWASDRDVRESVERWLDELAAHTSPRGYRHEPFPAAVEALAEFGGLRVEQAGRGVAIGRYGFWFNPAPGVANPEDFDGFAQVIGARVFPLGGYDDGPGDLAIDESGRVFLLHPAGDFFLGETLDAALITLIHGARPALVRDDGTW from the coding sequence GTGATCGGGGAAAAGCCCACCGCGCACGAGCGGTTCCCCGGGGATGTCGCCGCGGTGCTCACCGCCGCCGGGTGGGCCTCGGACCGGGACGTCCGCGAGTCGGTCGAGCGGTGGCTGGACGAGCTGGCCGCGCACACCTCACCGCGCGGGTACCGGCACGAGCCGTTCCCGGCCGCGGTCGAGGCGCTGGCCGAGTTCGGCGGCCTGCGCGTCGAGCAGGCGGGCCGGGGGGTCGCCATTGGCCGGTACGGGTTCTGGTTCAACCCGGCCCCCGGCGTGGCGAACCCGGAGGACTTCGACGGGTTCGCCCAGGTGATCGGGGCGCGGGTGTTCCCGCTCGGCGGGTACGACGACGGGCCGGGCGACCTGGCGATCGACGAGAGCGGCCGGGTCTTCCTGCTGCACCCGGCCGGGGACTTCTTCCTCGGCGAGACGCTGGACGCCGCGCTGATCACCCTGATCCACGGCGCGCGACCAGCGCTGGTCCGCGATGACGGCACCTGGTGA
- a CDS encoding YwqJ-related putative deaminase, producing MTYELPNVAGALLWDGQVYAHTAVKGDREPNLHPHVRDFLARLPAERRERYAGRCPEVVLVSDRLWALDARREAESLEPLSAEEAREALRGARLTLCRVREPGDPAHGTYQQPCRTCDALLTAFGIEVVR from the coding sequence ATGACGTACGAGCTACCCAACGTCGCGGGCGCGCTCCTGTGGGACGGCCAGGTTTACGCGCACACCGCGGTCAAGGGCGACCGGGAGCCCAACCTGCACCCGCACGTGCGGGACTTCCTGGCCCGGCTGCCGGCCGAGCGGCGTGAGCGGTACGCCGGTCGCTGCCCGGAGGTGGTCTTGGTGTCCGACCGGCTGTGGGCGCTGGACGCGCGGCGCGAGGCCGAGTCGCTGGAGCCGCTCAGCGCCGAGGAGGCCCGGGAAGCGCTGCGCGGCGCCCGGCTCACGCTGTGCCGGGTTCGCGAGCCCGGGGACCCGGCCCACGGCACGTACCAGCAGCCGTGCCGCACCTGCGACGCGCTGCTCACCGCGTTCGGCATCGAGGTGGTCCGATGA
- a CDS encoding SUKH-3 domain-containing protein yields MRFPEQVAAVLREAGWAPGRRDEERARRWGLELSAYASWDGRQHTFFAAAHDALAEFGGLAVKQSGPGAEVARSPFTLDPTRALHTAGTLAEFGRLLGTRLFPLGEEDDGTAYLAIDEGGRVFALDHAGEWYLGASIDEALVTLVTGRRPARVREDGTWAAPAEPAAEAGPAEQAESEASA; encoded by the coding sequence ATGAGGTTTCCCGAACAGGTCGCGGCCGTGCTGCGCGAGGCGGGCTGGGCACCCGGTCGCCGCGACGAGGAGCGGGCGCGCCGCTGGGGGCTGGAGCTGTCCGCGTACGCCTCGTGGGACGGCCGCCAGCACACGTTCTTCGCGGCGGCGCACGACGCGCTGGCCGAGTTCGGCGGCCTGGCGGTCAAGCAGTCCGGGCCCGGCGCGGAGGTGGCTCGCAGCCCGTTCACGCTCGACCCGACCCGTGCCCTGCACACCGCCGGCACCCTGGCGGAGTTCGGCCGGCTGCTCGGCACGCGCCTGTTCCCGCTCGGGGAGGAGGACGACGGCACGGCGTACCTCGCGATCGACGAGGGCGGCCGGGTCTTCGCCCTGGACCACGCCGGCGAGTGGTACCTCGGCGCGTCGATCGACGAAGCCCTGGTCACCCTGGTCACCGGCCGCCGGCCCGCCCGCGTCCGCGAGGACGGCACCTGGGCGGCGCCGGCCGAGCCCGCCGCGGAGGCCGGCCCCGCGGAGCAGGCCGAGAGCGAGGCGTCCGCGTAA
- a CDS encoding ATP-binding protein codes for MSVRREPGTVVIEVHGGHPDAPRPRGPDPDDEHRRGLQLVAALAAGWGVRHDGRRKIVWASLDLPGAES; via the coding sequence GTGAGCGTCCGACGTGAACCCGGCACCGTGGTAATCGAGGTCCACGGCGGACACCCCGACGCACCCCGCCCGCGTGGCCCCGACCCGGACGACGAGCACAGGCGCGGCCTCCAGCTCGTCGCCGCGCTCGCCGCCGGCTGGGGCGTGCGCCACGACGGCCGCCGCAAGATCGTCTGGGCCTCCCTCGACCTGCCCGGAGCCGAGTCATGA